The following DNA comes from Sinorhizobium mexicanum.
CCGTGCGCTTCCGCATCTATGGAAAGCTCGGGCGCCCGTCCATCTGCCACTGCCGCATGTGCCAAAAACAGTTCGGGTCGTTCTTTTCGGCGCTGGTCACGGCCCCGAAGGATGGGGTGGAGTGGACCCGTGACGAACCGAGCTACTTCCAGTCCTCCGTCAATATCGATCGCGGTTTCTGCCCGAAATGCGGAACGCCGCTGACCTATCGGCATCCGGGCGGCCTCGAAATCGCAATCGGCAGCTTCGATGACCGCTCCGACCTCGCGCCGAAAATCCAGGTCAATTACGCCGCGCGCCTGCCTTGGGTCGAAACGATTTTCGAGCAGCCGGTGCATGACGATGCGGACTATTATGCCCGGCAGGAACAGATCATCTCCTTCCAGCACCCTGACCACGAAACGGATCAGTGGCCGGTGGCGGGGGACTGGAAGTGATGATCCGGCGAATCTTTACCGGCGGCTGCCAGTGCGGTGCGGTGCGCTACCGCGCCGAGGGCACGCTCGACGATCCGCATCTTTGCCATTGCCGCATGTGCCAGAAAGCGGCAGGGAACTATTTCCTGCCCCTTGCCAACATCAAGCGGGACGATTTTCTGATCACCCGCGGAGAGCCGTCCTGGTTCCAGTCGTCGCATGTCGTCAGGCGCGGCTTCTGCCGCGATTGCGGCACGCCGCTTTTCTACGACATGCCGGGCGAGGATTTCCTGAACATCGTCCTCGGCTCACTCGACGATCCGGACGACGTGCAGCCGATCTATCAGTCCGGAATCGAGTCGCGCATGCTGTGGTTTTCCCATCTGCCGCGCCTTCCGGAAAAGGAAACTGACAACCGCACCGAAGAATCCGCCGCGCGTCATTTGCTTGTGCTGGCATCGAACCGCCAGCATCCCGACTACGACACCGTGCATTGGCCACCCAAGGAAGACCTGTTGTGAGCGTTACATTGCGTACCCTTTATCCGGAAATCGAACCCTATGCTTCCGGCCGCCTCGATGTGGGCGACGGCCATGTGATCTATTGGGAACGCGTGGGCACGCCGGGGGCAAAGCCGGCGGTTTTCCTGCATGGCGGACCTGGCGGCACGATCTCGGCGAAGCACCGTCGGCTCTTCGACCCGGCACTTTACGATTTGACGCTGTTCGATCAGCGCGGCTGCGGCAAATCCACGCCGCATGCGGAGATCGAGGCGAATACCACGTGGCATCTCGTCGCCGATATCGAACGCTTGCGCGAATTGGCCGGCGTTGAAAAATGGCTGGTTTTCGGCGGCTCCTGGGGCTCGACGCTGGCGCTTGCCTATGCCGAGACCCATCCGCAACGTGTTTCCGAACTTGTCGTCCGGGGCATCTATACGCTGACTAGGGCCGAACTCGACTGGTACTATCAGTTCGGCGTCTCGGAAATGTTTCCCGACAAATGGGAACGCTTCATCGCTCCGATCCCGCCGGAAGAACGCCATGAGATGATGCTGGCCTATCATCGGCGGCTCACGAGCGAGGACCGCGCGACACGGCTTGCCGCCGCAAAGGCCTGGAGCATCTGGGAAGGTGAGACGATTACTCTCATGCCGGAACCGGCGACGAGCACACCCTTCGAGGAGGAGGACTATGCGCACGCCTTTGCCCGGATCGAGAACCATTTCTTCGTCAATGCCGGTTGGCTGGAGGAGGGACAGTTGCTGCGCGACGCGCACAAGCTCCACGGCATTCCGGGCTTGATCGTGCATGGCCGGTACGACATGCCGTGCCCGGCCAAATATGCCTGGCAGCTGCACAAGGCCTGGCCGCAGGCGGAATTCCATCTGATCGAGGGCGCGGGACATGCCTATTCGGAGCCGGGAATTCTCGACCGCCTGATCCGAGCGACGGACAAATTTGCAGGCAAGACGGAATAACACGGAAAGTGTCTGCGGCTTTTCGCAGGCATTTGACACAAGAGCACGTTGGAATTTGAGCCATGACCAGGGAACGCATCTATCTTTTCGACACCACGCTTCGGGACGGGCAGCAGACGCCCGGCATCGATTTTTCCGTCGAGGACAAGATTGCGATTGCGGCCATGCTCGACGAATTCGGCATGGACTACGTCGAAGGCGGCTATCCGGGTGCCAACCCGACGGACACGGAATTCTTCAAGCGGACGCGCACGCAGAAGGCTTCATTCGTGGCGTTCGGGATGACCAAGCGCGCCGGCGTGTCCGCCTCCAACGACCCGGGGCTGCGCGCGTTGCTCGATGCCAAAAGCGATGCGATCTGTCTCGTTGCCAAGAGCTGGGACTATCATGTCGAGGTGGCGCTCGGCTGCTCGAACGAGGAGAACCTCGACAATATCCGCGCCTCGGTCGAGGCCGTCGTGGCCTCCGGGCGCGAGGCCATGGTCGATTGCGAGCACTTCTTTGACGGCTACAAGGCGAACCCGGCCTATGCACTTGCCTGCGCCAGGACGGCGCTTGAGGCGGGAGCACGTTGGGTTGTGCTGTGCGACACCAATGGCGGCACGCAGCCGTCGGAGGTGCGCGAAATCGTTGGCGCCGTGATTGCCGGCGGCGTGCCCGGCGCCAATCTCGGTATCCATGCCCATAACGACACCGGCCAGGCGGTGGCGAATTCGCTTGCCGCCGTGGAGGCAGGTGCCCGCCAGATCCAGGGAACGCTGAACGGCATCGGCGAACGCTGCGGCAATGCCAATCTGGTGACACTGATCGCGACGCTGGCGCTGAAGAAAACCTATTCGAGCCGCTTCGAAACCGGGGTCGATTCGGAAAAACTGCAGGAATTGACGACGCTCGCCCATGCGTTCGACGAGCTTTTGAACCGCTCGCCGGATCCGCAGGCCCCCTATGTCGGCGCGTCCGCCTTTGCAACCAAGGCGGGGATCCACGCGTCAGCCCTGTTGAAGGACCCCAGAACCTACGAGCATGTCGCGCCGGAAAGCGTCGGCAATCTGCGCAAGGTCATGGTCTCGGACCAGGGCGGCAAGGCCAATTTCATCAACGCGCTCAAGCGGCGCGGCATCAGCGTTGCCAAGGATGATCCGAGGCTCGACAAGCTGATCGCCATCGTCAAGGAGCGCGAGGCTACAGGCTATGCCTATGAGGGCGCGGATGCGAGTTTTGCGCTGCTCGCAAGCCGCATCCTCGGCACCGTTCCCGATTTCTTCCACGTCGAGAGCTTCCGTGTGATGGTCGAACGGCGTTTCGACGCGAACGGCAACTTGAAGACCGTCTCGGAAGCGGTGGTCAAGGTGATCGTCGACGGCGAAGTCATGATGTCCGTTGCCGAAGGCCACGGTCCGGTCAATGCGCTGGACCTCGCGTTGCGCAAGGACCTCGGCAAGTACCAGTCGGAGATTGCCGATCTCGAGCTTGCCGACTACAAGGTGCGCATCCTCAACGGTGGCACTGAGGCGATCACGCGCGTCCTGATCGAATCGACCGACCGCACCGGCGCGCGCTGGTGGACGGTTGGTGTTTCCGACAACATCATCGACGCGTCGTTCCAGGCCCTGATGGACAGTATCGTATACAAGCTGCTCAAGAATCGCGATCAAATCGGATTGATCGCGGCCGAATGACGTTCGAGGCGTGCTGACCTTTCACCGTTCGATCAGAGAGTTTCACTCTTCGTTCACGGAAATGAATTGGTGCATTACCGTTGGTTGGGATAGGACCCGACGAGGAGGCATTGGTCCGCTGACAATGCCGTCGAAAAGGACCGGAGCGGCCGCTGTGCCAAGCTGACCGTGCCCGAGGTATCAGGAACCAAACCATGGCCGAGCGCAACGCGAAGATCCCCGCCGAGAACACCGATTCCGCCAAGGGTTTCGCCTTTGCGCTTGCCGCCTACCTGCTCTGGGGATTCCTGCCCTTCTTCATGAAGGCGGTGGCACATATCCCGGCACCGGAAGTCGTCGCCCATCGTATCGTCTGGTCAGTGCCGCTTGCGGGGCTCGTGCTGCTGTGGCTCGGTCGCACACATGAGGTGAAGCTGGCGCTCAAGTCCCCGAGCATGCTGAGAATGGCGGCACTTACCGCCGTGCTCGTCACGATCAACTGGGGCATCTATGTTTGGGCGATCGGTGCCGGCCGCGCCATCGAGACGGCGCTCGGCTATTATATCAATCCGCTGTTTTCGATTTTTCTCGGGGCCGTTCTCTTGAAGGAGAGGCCAAACGCGGCACAAATGGTGGCGATCGCGCTGGCCGCCGTCGCCGTCGCCGTACTCGCGTTCGATGCCGGCGGCCTGCCATGGGTCTCGATCGGACTTTGCATTTCCTGGGGCTTCTATGCCTTCTTCCGCAAAACGCTGCCGATCGGACCGAATCAGGGTTTCTTCCTCGAGGTGCTGCTGCTCAGCATTCCGGCTGTCGGCTACATCATTTGGCTGGAAGCCACAGGACAGGGCCACTTTGGCGATACCGGGGTTGCCGATGTCCTGTGGCTGCTTTCCTGCGGCATCGTCACGGCCGTACCACTGATGATCTATGCCAATGGCGCGAAGCTCTTGCGGCTCTCCACCATTGGCATCATGCAGTATATCGCCCCGACAATGATCTTCGTCATCGCCGTGTTCGTGTTTCACGAACCTTTCGGGACAGCGAAACTTATCGCTTTCGCGCTGATCTGGGCCGCGCTTTTTGTCTATTCGGGCGCGATGCTTGCCGAAAGCAGGGCTCGTCGCGCGACACAGCCGGCTCCGGCTGAGTAGAAGAGCGCCGCGCGCCCAACGCGCTACAACGACGTGCATAAAAGCAACGATCTAATGCGTGTCGCATGAGGTCGTTTAAACGCGACGCCGTTTAGAGTTTGGAAATGATCTCTGTCTCGCCCTCGCGGCCCTTGGCGGCGGTCGAGGCGAGAATTTCAGGGACGATGTCCTCTGCCCTGTCGATCACCAATGGCTGCACGAGATGGGCCGTATGCACGAATCCCTGCTCGCGCATATGCTCCAACAATTCCAGCATCGGGTTCCAGAATCCGTTGATGTTGCCGAAGACCATCGGCTTCCGGTGGCGGCCGAGCTGTGCCCAGGTCATGATTTCGACGATTTCCTCAAGCGTGCCGATGCCGCCCGGGAGCGCGACGAATGCATCGCTGCGCTCGAACATCTTGTGCTTGCGCTCATGCATGTCGGCGGTGACAACGAGCTCGTTGAGCTGTCCCAGTGAGTGGCGGGTTGCTTCCTTGTCCATGAGGAATTCCGGAATGATGCCGGTAACCTCGCCGCCCGCCGAAAGCACGCCGCTTGCCACCGCACCCATGATGCCGCGCGTGCCGCCGCCATAGACGAGGCGCAGGCCATGATCGGCGATCGATTTTCCGAGCATGCGACCGGCCTGCATGTGGGCCGCATCTCGTCCTGGCTGAGAGCCACAATAGACACAGATCGATCGAATCGTGGTGTTTTGCTTGGTCATGGGGCCAAAAGACATTGCAGCGCAGCATCGGTCAAGAAAAATGAGGGAAAAAGCAGTGGTAAGCCACCTCGCATGAGGCGCGGGAGCTTGTATGAAACTATAGGAAACGTTAGCAATTTTAGTAATACGTTGAAGAATTCGGACGGGTAGGCCGCTGTTGCGCTATAATGGCAAAAAAGCTCGGCGTCGCGGGCCGATGAAAAGGGGACATGCGCGGAGTGTTGTATTGCTCCGCCCCGTGTGGAGAGTAGCATGATGAAGAACAAAGCCGGTTGGGTGGCGCTGAGCGTCTTGGCAGCCGCGACCGCCTTGATGATTTTCGTGGTCCAGCCAAATCTGCGTGACGACGACAAGGAACAGGCCGCACAACCGACCGCGAGTGGTGGCCAGCCGCCCGAGACGAAGTCGGCGGCCAAGGTCGAAACCGCCCCCACCTCGCCGGAACAGGCGGCCAAACCGGAACAGGCGCCCGCGACAGATGTCGCGAGCAAGGCCGCCCCTGGCGCGTCCGATCCTGCGACCTGGACGGTTCCGGGCTTCGACATTCTTCGCGTCGAGCCCGATGGATCGACCGTCGTCGCGGGACGTGCGCAGCCCGGTACCAAACTCGAAATCCTTAGCGGCAATACCGTTATCGGCACCGCTGACGTCGGCGCTGCCGGCGATTTCGCCGCCGTCTTTGACAAGCCGCTTGTCGCCGGCGACCACCAGTTGACCCTGCGCAGCGTCGGTGCAGGCGGTGCAACCAAGATTTCCGAAGAAGTGGCGACAATCTCCGTGCCGAAGGACTCGACCGGGCAGTTGCTGGCGATGGTGTCCAAGCCCGGCGAAGCGAGCCGCCTGATTACCACGCCTCAGGTCGATGAAAAGCCGGCGGACGTTGCGGTTCAGCCGAAAGCGCAAGGCAGTGAGCCCGCCGGCGCGCTCGAGACGCCGGCCAAACCCGCAGGCGTTCCGGGTCTTCAGGTTACCGCCGTCGAGATCGAGGGCGGGACGATGTACGTTGCCGGCAACGCCAAGCCCGGCGCGTTGGTGCGCATCTACGCCGACGATAAGTTCGTCGGCGAGAT
Coding sequences within:
- a CDS encoding GFA family protein, with protein sequence MTDAVRTGGCQCGAVRFRIYGKLGRPSICHCRMCQKQFGSFFSALVTAPKDGVEWTRDEPSYFQSSVNIDRGFCPKCGTPLTYRHPGGLEIAIGSFDDRSDLAPKIQVNYAARLPWVETIFEQPVHDDADYYARQEQIISFQHPDHETDQWPVAGDWK
- a CDS encoding GFA family protein, translated to MIRRIFTGGCQCGAVRYRAEGTLDDPHLCHCRMCQKAAGNYFLPLANIKRDDFLITRGEPSWFQSSHVVRRGFCRDCGTPLFYDMPGEDFLNIVLGSLDDPDDVQPIYQSGIESRMLWFSHLPRLPEKETDNRTEESAARHLLVLASNRQHPDYDTVHWPPKEDLL
- the pip gene encoding prolyl aminopeptidase, whose product is MSVTLRTLYPEIEPYASGRLDVGDGHVIYWERVGTPGAKPAVFLHGGPGGTISAKHRRLFDPALYDLTLFDQRGCGKSTPHAEIEANTTWHLVADIERLRELAGVEKWLVFGGSWGSTLALAYAETHPQRVSELVVRGIYTLTRAELDWYYQFGVSEMFPDKWERFIAPIPPEERHEMMLAYHRRLTSEDRATRLAAAKAWSIWEGETITLMPEPATSTPFEEEDYAHAFARIENHFFVNAGWLEEGQLLRDAHKLHGIPGLIVHGRYDMPCPAKYAWQLHKAWPQAEFHLIEGAGHAYSEPGILDRLIRATDKFAGKTE
- the cimA gene encoding citramalate synthase — translated: MTRERIYLFDTTLRDGQQTPGIDFSVEDKIAIAAMLDEFGMDYVEGGYPGANPTDTEFFKRTRTQKASFVAFGMTKRAGVSASNDPGLRALLDAKSDAICLVAKSWDYHVEVALGCSNEENLDNIRASVEAVVASGREAMVDCEHFFDGYKANPAYALACARTALEAGARWVVLCDTNGGTQPSEVREIVGAVIAGGVPGANLGIHAHNDTGQAVANSLAAVEAGARQIQGTLNGIGERCGNANLVTLIATLALKKTYSSRFETGVDSEKLQELTTLAHAFDELLNRSPDPQAPYVGASAFATKAGIHASALLKDPRTYEHVAPESVGNLRKVMVSDQGGKANFINALKRRGISVAKDDPRLDKLIAIVKEREATGYAYEGADASFALLASRILGTVPDFFHVESFRVMVERRFDANGNLKTVSEAVVKVIVDGEVMMSVAEGHGPVNALDLALRKDLGKYQSEIADLELADYKVRILNGGTEAITRVLIESTDRTGARWWTVGVSDNIIDASFQALMDSIVYKLLKNRDQIGLIAAE
- the rarD gene encoding EamA family transporter RarD, which gives rise to MAERNAKIPAENTDSAKGFAFALAAYLLWGFLPFFMKAVAHIPAPEVVAHRIVWSVPLAGLVLLWLGRTHEVKLALKSPSMLRMAALTAVLVTINWGIYVWAIGAGRAIETALGYYINPLFSIFLGAVLLKERPNAAQMVAIALAAVAVAVLAFDAGGLPWVSIGLCISWGFYAFFRKTLPIGPNQGFFLEVLLLSIPAVGYIIWLEATGQGHFGDTGVADVLWLLSCGIVTAVPLMIYANGAKLLRLSTIGIMQYIAPTMIFVIAVFVFHEPFGTAKLIAFALIWAALFVYSGAMLAESRARRATQPAPAE
- a CDS encoding TIGR00730 family Rossman fold protein, with protein sequence MTKQNTTIRSICVYCGSQPGRDAAHMQAGRMLGKSIADHGLRLVYGGGTRGIMGAVASGVLSAGGEVTGIIPEFLMDKEATRHSLGQLNELVVTADMHERKHKMFERSDAFVALPGGIGTLEEIVEIMTWAQLGRHRKPMVFGNINGFWNPMLELLEHMREQGFVHTAHLVQPLVIDRAEDIVPEILASTAAKGREGETEIISKL